A genomic segment from Colletotrichum higginsianum IMI 349063 chromosome 5, whole genome shotgun sequence encodes:
- a CDS encoding Cercosporin toxin biosynthesis protein, translated as MDSLPSHRSQLVRQPAAGSANTSPDDAYEVVQHPQSKLLELTTRMLHLSALPDDSLDRPDTGSQEPSCVRWLLSRGVLEHIPGDGSVACSALATSAGIPEEQLSDVVGAAILCGFLREPVAGHVAHTRSSASLVFCKSFLRWLRGTSSVPMPILLEVLSATLAGEAGDGDKPATSDTALGATGSFPNGVRHDGSLAAASSDDPANVATTLPNKSQKPPAEHLDGVSSQVQPPLAPASDERPVLIIGAGISGLCLAQALRKVGIPFKVFERDSAIDSRPQGYRLKLRQDAEVALAESLPQDVYQHFLASCAILAVGETDFNPFTGEVTKSRAGGGLSGKLGLNPSHTVDRTVFRSILMTGIEDRVFFSRQLASYTANEDQGGGGGGGVGVVVTFTDGERAEGRFLVGADGLHSVVRPGLLPGHRIKDTGAACVYGKTPLTPELAARFPEKGLRWMTVVADQAPMLQSFHIGDAPATLLTEPTRFSEESRARYRLPQDYVYWVLIAPQTRFGAGGGLTSSPPPKAGNNTGPNQQQQQTAAAAAAEAAARLSLAVTEEWHPSLRSVFELQDTRQATFVPIISSVPDIPAWEPSAVVTLLGDAIHPMSPCGGVGAQTAICDAAALAKVLDEARGSPSAGDVGSFEEGMRRRARGSIAQSEIGSKTMFGLGSLEECKPWASN; from the exons cctcccacAGGTCTCAGCTCGTACGTCAACCTGCTGCTGGGTCAGCGAATACCAGCCCTGACGACGCCTACGAAGTGGTCCAGCACCCGCAGAGCAAGCTTCTCGagttgacgacgaggatgctCCATCTGTCTGCTCTCCCGGACGATTCCCTTGATCGCCCAGACACTGGC TCTCAAGAGCCAAGCTGCGTACGATGGCTTCTAAGCCGTGGCGTCCTAGAGCACATTCCAGGAGACGGCTCCGTCGCGTGTTCCGCGTTGGCTACAAGCGCCGGGATACCCGAAGAACAGCTGTCTGACGTCGTTGGCGCGGCTATCCTCTGCGGATTCCTGAGGGAGCCGGTGGCGGGCCACGTCGCGCACACCcgctcgtcggcctcgctcGTCTTCTGCAAGAGCTTCCTGCGCTGGCTGCGCGGGACGTCGAGCGTGCCGATGCCCATCCTGCTCGAAGTTCTGAGCGCCACCCTcgcgggcgaggcgggcgacggaGACAAGCCGGCGACCAGCGATACGGCCCTGGGCGCCACGGGCTCGTTTCCGAACGGCGTCAGACACGACGGGAGTCTTGCGGCCGCCTCATCCGACGATCCGGCCAACGTTGCCACCACACTTCCAAACAAGAGCCAGAAACCTCCTGCCGAGCACCTCGATGGGGTTTCTTCGCAAGTCCAGCCACCACTCGCGCCAGCGTCCGACGAGAGACCcgtcctcatcatcggcgccggcataAGTGGTCTTTGTCTGGCCCAGGCGCTGAGGAAGGTCGGAATCCCGTTCAAAGTCTTCGAGAGGGACTCGGCCATCGACTCGCGTCCCCAGGGGTACCGGCTGAAGCTCCGGCAGGACGCCGAGGTGGCGCTCGCCGAGAGCCTTCCGCAGGACGTCTACCAGCATTTCCTCGCCTCCTGCGCGAttctcgccgttggcgagaCCGACTTTAACCCGTTCACCGGCGAGGTGACCAAGAGCCGCGCCGGCGGGGGCCTGAGCGGGAAACTGGGCCTGAACCCCAGCCACACCGTTGACCGGACCGTCTTCCGGTCCATACTCATGACGGGCATCGAAGACCGCGTCTTCTTTTCGAGACAGCTCGCCTCCTACACGGCGAACGAGGaccaaggcggcggcggcggcggcggcgttggcgtcgtcgtcacgtTCACGGACGGCGAGAGGGCGGAAGGGCGattcctcgtcggcgccgacggcctccaCTCCGTCGTGCGGCCCGGGCTCCTGCCGGGACACAGGATCAAGGACACCGGCGCGGCCTGCGTGTACGGCAAGACGCCCCTGACgcccgagctcgccgccagGTTCCCGGAGAAGGGGCTGCGGTGGATGACGGTTGTGGCCGACCAGGCGCCGATGCTCCAGTCGTTCCACATCGGCGAcgcgccggcgacgctgcTCACGGAGCCGACGCGCTTCAGCGAGGAGAGCCGGGCGAGGTACCGGCTGCCGCAGGACTACGTCTACTGGGTGCTCATCGCTCCGCAGACGCGATtcggcgcaggcggcgggctaacatcatcaccaccacccaagGCCGGGAACAACACAGGCCCgaaccagcagcagcagcagacggcggcggcggcggcggcggaggcggcggcacgtCTTAGTCTGGCCGTCACGGAGGAGTGGCACCCTTCCCTGCGGTCCGTGTTCGAGCTGCAGGACACGCGGCAGGCCACCTTCGTGCCGATCATCTCCTCGGTGCCGGACATCCCCGCCTGGGAGCCGTCCGCCGTGGTGACgctgctcggcgacgccatcCACCCGATGAGCCCCTGCGGCGGGGTCGGGGCGCAGACGGCCATCTGCGACGCGGCCGCGCTCGccaaggtcctcgacgaggctcgcgggtcgccgtcggcggggGATGTCGGTAGCTTCGAGGAGGGCATGAGGAGGCGGGCCCGCGGTAGCATCGCGCAGAGCGAGATTGGCTCCAAGACCATGTTTGGGCTCGGGTCTCTGGAGGAATGTAAGCCCTGGGCCAGCAACTGA
- a CDS encoding Endonuclease exonuclease phosphatase family protein, which yields MNLDGEVIPSRLGWSEYSYDERAETWAPVPSADEASLPKDTKESVGVGHSLVLATWNVNYIGPQPGARLGAIFSHIVNHAPSPDIIFFQEVSRPMIGSFLCRDEVRRGWYSSERDSVNWISAFATVILLSKARFGPAGTSPFAVLGRLSRIMYPSTMRRDALCGDIFVPTKRAANSSSQPHYIQAMLVNVHLESMNLPECASYRAGQLSVAASMLHKTGHGLVAGDFNPVDPRDETMIEDNGLQDAWKKLRSGEAGCTWGVDGRARYPATRMDKVATLGLMPLHIEVMPPQMLPVLGLSAQIATSNHFDFGENKTQGTTAWSDHSGLKFTFELDGDESD from the exons ATGAACCTTGACGGCGAAGTCATTCCCAGTAGACTAGGCTGGTCAGAGTACTCT TACGATGAACGCGCCGAGACATGGGCCCCGGTCCCAagcgccgacgaggcgaGTCTTCCAAAAGACACAAAAGAATcagtcggcgtcggccatAGCCTAGTTCTCGCCACATGGAACGTGAACTATATCGGCCCGCAGCCAGGCGCCCGCCTCGGCGCAATCTTCTCGCACATCGTCAACCAcgcgccgtcgcccgacATTATCTTCTTTCAGGAAGTATCGAGGCCCATGATTGGGTCCTTTCTATGCCGAGACGAGGTCCGCAGGGGATGGTATTCCAGCGAGAGGGACTCCGTCAACTGGATATCCGCGTTCGCGaccgtcatcctcctctccaagGCTCGCTTCGGACCAGCAGGCACGTCGCCCTTCGCCGTTCTCGGCCGGCTTTCAAGAATCATGTATCCGTCGACGATGAGAAGAGATGCTCTGTGCGGCGATATATTCGTTCCGACGAAGAGAGCAGCCAACAGTAGTTCACAGCCCCATTACATCCAGGCCATGCTGGTCAACGTACACCTGGAGTCCATGAATCTGCCAGAATGCGCGTCGTATCGGGCGGGCCAGTTGTCGGTTGCCGCCTCAATGCTTCACAAGACCGGACATGGCCTGGTCGCGGGTGACTTCAACCCCGTTGATCCGCGGGACGAAACCATGATCGAGGACAACGGGCTTCAGGACGCGTGGAAAAAGTTACGAAGTGGAGAGGCTGGCTGCACATGGGGAGTCGACGGGAGGGCGAGATATCCGGCCACTCGAATGGACAAGGTCGCGACGCTGGGCTTGATGCCTCTGCACATCGAAGTCATGCCCCCCCAGATGCTTCCGGTTCTAGGACTGAGCGCCCAGATTGCGACATCGAACCACTTCGACTTCGGGGAAAACAAAACCCAGGGAACAACGGCTTGGAGCGATCACTCAGGACTGAAGTTCACTTTCGAGCTGGATGGAGATGAGTCGGATTAA
- a CDS encoding cell agglutination protein mam3 has protein sequence MQRLWRLLLPPLLLGGNSLAQQSCLDALNNDQTDACVCYSLEYVISYVAYIAVSTSYTSNCEAVPTATISTDTSAAPQLLGNYTSGNFSGYVTQNNGVYTGTGILAGPTTVDVIPPVGTERGTLVVEVPPSYFTVSRTGTATVSPGPIPTYVNSTSILTRNPIAAPRTIFVANPTPGAAVASRGTVVIAVPDPRLYNTTTVPYSGFDALQGARTTISTIPDSGLQPGTFVVAVATTPVPSLSYDISTVAYTGADELTGPTVISVIQPTGTEPGVVFIGVPSTGVPPPQVTSIVPYLGTESITAASTLLDQPFDGTVPGTVVIALPPASFITQTVPFIGFEPLTAPTVISVAPPSGTALGTVILGSPTARYVASYVPYTGTAPIASPVTVTVIEPSGTAAGTVVIAQPPPAPGLNADVFATQVVSYTGTESISGISTLSIVPPDGPNPGTVFVALPAGSTLAAPAPFVTSIVPYTGSNAINTPSTLTVIPPSGNQPGTVIIGLPRVTQPLGTFSDSFITSAVPVSFVTSIIAANGNGPLVTLTSIPPIGTSPGTIFIGPSPASGGLPASFVTQVVPYVGPTPVAEPTTVAIIPPSGSSPGTIVIADPRPFVRTTVDYTGADLLSEPTTISVVPPEGDTPGTVIVAVPTATPAGPSFVTSNVVFLGTPPIQEPTTISTIQPSGTTPGTLIVARPALFVTSTVPWTGTAALPTQTTIAIIPPVGTDPGTIFVADPTAFVTSTVDFTGTDAFTGPSTVTVIPPSADQQGTIVVAGRRPFETSFIRLTGTSPAEGPTTLTLVPPQGTTPGRVIIGVPNDFVTSTVSYSGTGVLTAPTTLSTVAPDGAAPGTLIVALPQPTIPNPAPTVPPADPAGPQAPAGSPPAATAQPAFVTSTVVYSGSAPISAPTTFSTVQPSGNTPGTFFVGISDPFVTTQVVYSGTSAITAPIPISTVQPSGSVPGTIIFAVPPTYVTSEVDYTGPAGQLTAPSPITTIPPSGGVAGTVIVARPPAEYVTSEVILTGPSDPQITTPTILSTIPPSGGAAGTVIVARPPQYVTSEVFFTGPEDPLITAPSTVSVVAPSGTAPGTIIIAQPPNYQTSELFQTGITGPTTISTIRPVGTAAGTFIVALPAPFVTSEVILPGATGPTTISTIPPSGTMPGTFIVGQSAVFSTSEVVLVGSAAATATGPVTLTSVAPSGTIPGIIVIGFPPRFVTSEIQYTGPTEGVTGPIPVSTIPPSGSIPGTVIVARPDVFVTSTTSVTGPGAPATPVTISTILPSGTTPGTIVVAVPAQSTQPAQNTEPAQAPASFVTSQVAYTGTEQLTAPTTISIILPSGTAPGTIIIAQPQAEATPPSAGGQNPPVSDTSQGTSTDGEPPATVITPPSVPLVGIQPGTTITFSLPPPPSQVQSFVTSTVLFTGTEALTGPTIISTIPPSDTIPGTIIVAQPGVFVTSNVAYTGTDLLTAPTPISTILPVGDAPGTIIVAQPRLFVTSEVVYTGTEPLTAPTALSTILPAGTNPGTIIVARPPTYVTSTVIYTGFSPITAPIPISTVLPIGTAPGTIIVAQPGLFVTSTVSYTGSDSLSGPSTLSTVPPVGTTPGTYIVAQPAAPVATFVTSFVLYTGTDVITGPIPISTVLPSGTAAGTLILAQPGVFVTSTIPYTGTEPLTTLLPVSTIPPSGSVPGTIIVAQPSVANVALSSEDSSSSFTCVAIIRTVKFFGGVGFVYRGRSIIFELYRESNLADVDQLERLFLFEPELRRLLRTIHVLGSIGVCDHIELIGLSKLVRLDKLFGFIVLFPLSRLVAIPDSVNLPHAIGIDDDLIRLVNLPTVIGIIADVRFEYFHRDVVYGSKFILL, from the exons ATGCAGCGGTTATGGAGGCTCCTCCTGCCCCCGCTGCTTCTTGGGGGCAACAGCCTGGCGCAGCAGTCGTGCCTCGACGCGCTCAACAATGACCAGACCGATGCCTGCGTCTGCTACTCCCTCGAGTATGTCATCAGCTATGTGGCATACATCGCCGTATCGACGTCGTACACGTCCAACTGCGAGGCCGTTCCCACGGCCACGATATCGACGGacacgtcggcggcgccccaGCTTCTGGGGAACTACACTTCTGGCAACTTTTCCGGGTACGTGACCCAAAACAATGGTGTTTACACTGGAACAGGTATCTTGGCCGGACCGACGACGGTAGACGTTATCCCGCCGGTGGGAACCGAACGAGGGACTCTTGTCGTGGAGGTTCCGCCGTCGTACTTCACCGTCTCTCGGACCGGCACCGCGACGGTCAGCCCCGGCCCCATCCCGACCTACGTCAACTCGACGAGCATCCTGACCCGCAACCCCATCGCGGCACCCCGAACCATATTCGTCGCAAACCCGACCCCCGGTGCGGCCGTCGCCTCCCGCGGCACGGTCGTCATTGCCGTCCCCGACCCGAGGCTGTACAACACGACGACGGTCCCTTACAGCGGGTTCGATGCGTTGCAAGGGGCTCGGACAACGATCTCGACCATCCCCGATAGCGGGCTCCAGCCCGGCACTTTCGTGGTGGCCGTGGCCACGACCCCCGTGCCGAGTCTGTCCTACGACATTTCGACTGTCGCCTACACCGGAGCGGATGAGTTGACGGGCCCGACTGTGATCTCGGTGATCCAACCAACCGGGACCGAGCCAGGCGTTGTTTTCATCGGCGTTCCTTCGACTGGCGTCCCTCCACCTCAGGTGACATCCATAGTTCCCTACTTGGGCACGGAATCCATCACGGCAGCGTCGACTTTGTTAGACCAGCCTTTCGACGGAACCGTCCCAGGAACTGTCGTGATAGCGTTGCCGCCGGCTTCCTTCATCACCCAGACAGTGCCGTTCATCGGCTTCGAGCCCCTCACTGCCCCGACCGTCATCTCGGTGGCCCCGCCCAGTGGTACTGCTTTGGGTACCGTCATCTTGGGCAGCCCGACCGCAAGATACGTGGCCTCGTACGTGCCGTACACAGGCACCGCCCCGATTGCGAGCCCGGTAACCGTCACGGTGATAGAGCCCAGTGGCACGGCTGCGGGAACCGTCGTCATCGCACAGCCTCCACCGGCCCCCGGCCTAAACGCCGACGTATTCGCAACGCAGGTCGTATCGTACACGGGGACTGAGTCCATCAGCGGCATCTCCACACTCTCTATTGTCCCGCCCGATGGTCCCAACCCTGGAACCGTGTTCGTGGCTTTGCCGGCGGGCAGTACCCTGGCAGCCCCTGCGCCGTTTGTCACCTCGATCGTCCCTTACACCGGGTCTAATGCCATCAACACGCCTTCGACTCTCACAGTCATTCCTCCGAGTGGCAACCAGCCAGGGACGGTAATTATTGGTCTCCCACGCGTCACACAACCCCTGGGAACATTCTCGGATTCGTTCATCACCTCGGCAGTCCCGGTCTCGTTTGTCACTTCGATTATCGCTGCCAATGGCAACGGACCGCTTGTTACGCTGACAAGCATCCCGCCGATTGGCACTTCCCCAGGTACAATTTTCATCGGTCCGTCCCCGGCGTCCGGAGGGTTGCCGGCGTCCTTTGTCACCCAGGTCGTGCCCTACGTCGGTCCGACGCCCGTGGCAGAGCCGACCACTGTCGCCATCATCCCTCCCAGCGGTTCCTCGCCCGGCACaatcgtcatcgccgaccCTCGACCCTTTGTCCGCACCACTGTAGATTACACCGGGGCAGATCTTTTGTCTGAGCCGACGACCATTTCCGTTGTGCCACCCGAGGGGGACACGCCTGGCACAGTAATCGTGGCTGTACCGACTGCGACTCCTGCAGGCCCCTCGTTCGTCACGTCGAACGTGGTGTTCCTGGGCACACCTCCTATCCAAGAGCCGACGACCATCTCAACAATCCAGCCCTCGGGCACCACTCCGGGGACCCTGATCGTGGCCAGGCCTGCGCTGTTCGTCACCTCAACCGTCCCCTGGACCGGCACTGCCGCCCTCCCGACGCAGACGACAATCGCAATCATTCCGCCCGTTGGCACGGATCCAGGGACAATCTTCGTGGCAGACCCCACCGCGTTCGTGACCTCTACCGTCGATTTCACCGGGACGGATGCTTTCACCGGACCCTCGACGGTCACCGTCATCCCTCCTAGCGCAGACCAACAGGGAACCATCGTCGTGGCTGGCCGTCGACCGTTCGAGACGTCCTTTATCAGGCTGACTGGGACTTCTCCGGCCGAGGGCCCTACGACCCTGACTCTGGTGCCGCCTCAGGGCACTACGCCAGGGAGAGTGATAATCGGAGTGCCCAACGACTTTGTCACCTCGACCGTCAGCTACTCGGGAACGGGTGTCTTGACGGCGCCCACAACCCTCTCGACAGTCGCCCCGGATGGCGCAGCTCCAGGCACTCTCATCGTAGCTTTGCCGCAGCCTACCATTCCTAATCCTGCCCCTACAGTCCCTCCAGCAGACCCAGCGGGTCCTCAGGCTCCGGCGGGCTCTCCTCCAGCGGCCACGGCCCAGCCAGCATTCGTCACCTCGACGGTGGTGTACAGCGGCAGCGCTCCGATTTCAGCACCGACTACGTTTTCCACGGTCCAACCCAGCGGAAACACGCCGGGGACCTTTTTCGTTGGGATTTCAGACCCCTTCGTCACGACACAGGTGGTCTACTCCGGAACCAGCGCGATCACGGCTCCCATCCCCATTTCCACGGTTCAGCCCTCCGGGTCAGTCCCCGGTACAATCATTTTTGCCGTGCCTCCTACCTATGTCACTTCCGAGGTGGACTACACGGGCCCAGCTGGTCAGCTCACGGCGCCTTCCCCCATCACCACAATCCCGCCCAGCGGAGGTGTCGCCGGGACGGTGATCGTAGCCCGACCGCCGGCCGAATATGTGACGTCGGAGGTGATTTTGACAGGGCCGTCCGACCCACAAATCACGACTCCGACCATATTATCCACGATACCACCGAGCGGAGGCGCGGCCGGGACCGTGATCGTCGCTCGGCCGCCCCAGTACGTAACGTCGGAGGTCTTCTTCACCGGGCCGGAAGACCCACTTATTACGGCGCCGAGCACCGTCTCCGTGGTGGCGCCGAGCGGGACCGCACCCGGGACgatcatcatcgcccagccGCCCAACTACCAGACGTCCGAGCTGTTCCAGACGGGAATCACCGGGCCGACCACCATCTCGACGATCAGGCCGGTCGGCACCGCAGCGGGCACTTTTATCGTCGCCCTGCCCGCCCCCTTTGTCACTTCGGAAGTCATCTTGCCCGGAGCCACGGGCCCGACCACCATCTCGACGATCCCGCCGAGCGGCACTATGCCCGGCACGTTCATCGTCGGCCAGTCGGCGGTTTTCAGCACTTCCGaagtcgtcctcgtcggctctGCGGCAGCCACTGCTACGGGGCCCGTGACCTTGACTTCGGTCGCGCCCAGCGGAACGATCCCTGGTATAATCGTCATCGGTTTCCCGCCCCGGTTCGTCACCTCGGAAATCCAATACACCGGTCCCACGGAGGGAGTCACGGGACCGATCCCGGTTTCGACCATTCCCCCCTCTGGAAGCATCCCCGGCACCGTCATAGTCGCCCGACCGGACGTCTTCGTCACGTCGACAACGTCGGTCACGGGACCGGGTGCACCGGCGACGCCCGTCACCATTTCCACCATTCTGCCTTCGGGGACGACTCCGGGAACAATCGTCGTGGCTGTGCCTGCTCAGTCGACTCAGCCAGCACAGAACACCGAGCCGGCTCAAGCTCCCGCGTCGTTTGTCACTTCCCAGGTCGCGTACACCGGGACTGAACAGCTGACAGCTCCCACTaccatctccatcatcctTCCTTCGGGGACAGCCCCTGGCACCATAATTATAGCTCAACCGCAAGCCGAAGCCACCCCTCCATCAGCCGGCGGTCAGAATCCGCCCGTCTCGGATACTTCGCAAGGAACCTCTACTGACGGCGAGCCCCCGGCCACGGTAATCACTCCTCCGTCAGTCCCGCTTGTGGGGATCCAGCCAGGCACCACCATTACCTTTTCCTtgccgccaccaccatcgcAGGTCCAATCTTTCGTCACCTCGACAGTCCTGTTCACCGGCACCGAAGCGTTGACGGGCCCAACAATCATCTCGACGATCCCCCCGTCTGACACGATCCCCGGCACGATAATCGTCGCCCAGcccggcgtcttcgtcactTCGAATGTGGCCTACACGGGTACCGATCTCCTGACCGCTCCGACTCCGATCTCGACCATTCTCCCGGTAGGCGACGCACCAGGCACGATCATTGTGGCCCAGCCTCGGCTGTTTGTCACTTCCGAGGTGGTCTACACTGGCACGGAACCACTGACGGCGCCGACTGCGCTTTCGACTATTCTGCCCGCCGGCACCAACCCGGGGACGATCATCGTGGCTCGGCCGCCCACGTACGTTACTTCGACGGTCATCTACACAGGGTTTTCTCCGATTACTGCGCCCATCCCCATTTCGACAGTCTTACCGATCGGTACCGCGCCTGGAACAATCATCGTCGCCCAGCCAGGCCTCTTCGTCACCTCCACCGTCTCATATACCGGATCCGACAGCCTCTCCGGGCCTTCCACCCTTTCGACCGTTCCACCTGTCGGGACGACTCCGGGGACGTACATTGTGGCCCAGCCCGCTGCCCCGGTAGCCACATTTGTCACGTCCTTTGTCCTCTACACCGGGACCGACGTCATCACCGGGCCCATCCCCATCTCGACGGTGTTGCCGAGCGGGACGGCTGCCGGCACGCTGATCCTGGCACAGCCTGGGGTCTTCGTCACGTCTACGATTCCCTACACCGGGACCGAGCCTCTCACAACGTTGCTCCCCGTGTCCACGATCCCTCCCTCCGGTAGTGTGCCGGGAACAATCATTGTGGCACAGCCGAGCGTAGCGAATGTCGCGCTCTCCTCTGAAGACTCGAGCTCATCCTTTACT TGTGTCGCCATCATCAGAACTGTCAAGTTCTTCGGAggcgtcggcttcgtctACCGTGGCAGATCCATCATCTTCGAGCTCTACAGAGAGTCCAatctcgccgacgtcgaccagCTCGAGCGACTCTTCCTCTTCGAGCCAGAGCTCCGGAGACTC CTCAGGACTATCCACGTCCTCGGTTCCATCGGTGTCTGCGACCACATCGAGCTCATCGGACTCTCTAAGCTCGTCCGACTCGACAAGCTCTTCGGATTCatcgtcctcttccccctctccaGGCTTGTCGCCATTCCCGACTCCGTCAACCTCCCTCacgccatcggcatcgacgacgacctcatCAGACTCGTCAACCTTCCAACAGTCATTGGAATCATCGCTGACGTCAGATTTGAGTACTTCCACAGAGACGTCGTCTACGGTAGCAAGTTCATCCTCCTCTGA
- a CDS encoding Proline rich protein 5MeD, giving the protein MARRLFASVGVPFSGTGIITGPEPVSTILPTDGSASGTIVYATPDPLVTSVVVYSGTESLTGPIPLTTVYQSGTVPGTVLLARPRLLFASVGVPYSGTGVITGPEPIETLVPTGSESGTIVYATPEPYRTSEVDYTGPLTLTGPVPLETIFQSGTTPGTLFNRVQLIN; this is encoded by the exons ATGGCCAGACGGCTCTTTGCTTCCGTCGGAGTCCCTTTCTCGGGAACCGGAATCATCACCGGGCCGGAGCCGGTCAGCACAATCTTACCCACCGACGGCTCCGCATCCGGAACGATTGTCTACGCCACGCCCGATCCGCTGGTCACGTCTGTGGTAGTGTACTCGGGCACGGAGTCGCTGACCGGCCCTATTCCTCTCACGACGGTCTACCAAAGCGGCACAGTCCCTGGTACCGTGCTTctggcgaggccgaggctaCTGTTCGCCTCTGTCGGGGTCCCGTACTCGGGAACCGGCGTCATCACTGGTCCCGAGCCCATCGAGACTCTGGTCCCGACTGGCAGCGAGTCCGGGACGATCGTTTACGCCACGCCGGAGCCTTATCGCACAAGCGAAGTTGATTATACCGGCCCACTCACTCTTACCGGCCCGGTGCCTTTGGAAACAATCTTCCAGAGCGGCACCACTCCCGGGACA CTCTTCAACCGAGTCCAGCTCATCAACTGA